A genomic stretch from Setaria viridis chromosome 1, Setaria_viridis_v4.0, whole genome shotgun sequence includes:
- the LOC117857414 gene encoding protein FAR1-RELATED SEQUENCE 5: MSPVESAAAGADQAGEGAVVPHEDGVGGGGGDVATTEAQVAMVVSTSGDERRVEYGDDAENEGEEAATVQGSKEGTEELLRKVVYSEEAAYKLYCDYGHRMGFSIRKGKQSYFTGTKRIRTKDYFCSKEGLKEGEKLTDANFNDPHTRTNCRAMVRFRVNDHGEWKVIRLVSDHNHNLARPEERHLLRSARSLIAGRSSSVEAMLYAGYQVQGGAPQLPAGSTSATNNVDNSKQHLLLGYGAAVKTLAVGTGDLQSLVSYLKTRANEDAMFYWDVQLDQSGRMTNFFWRDGRSRIDYDCFGDVIVFDSTYRLSKQNLICAPFVGVNHHWQTTMYGCALLADESMSAFVWLFKSFLESMGNRHPQSIFTNLDQVVSKAIEEVFPNTCHRIAHWHIQKNAHSRLGYLNVSKGFNKMFTKCIQGCDSETEFEETWAQMIHEFKLQDNKWLKKLYKLKQKWCSALNKGTFDGGVEYEPQCDSMSSIFNSVADKLTSLSAIAVTVDKQSEDWREKELEEDTRCLQKPPACIIKHSDILNHAAKVYTHRIYKLFETDFLDGCGATKFKELPCEDNNTHQFEMTMQGRGSRVCTVRLNMSTMELSCSCSKFETMGLLCPHALKALSIKNICKIPESYILKRWTKDAKKWVFNPKQYESSYQECMDDDDAYCNYVMRYAYDLVTKSQGQEELRKALWETLESGEKELEKHLGNGTQYAAYAT; this comes from the coding sequence ATGTCGCCCGtcgagtccgccgccgccggcgcggaccaggccggcgagggggcggTCGTGCCGCACGAGGacggtgtcggcggcggcggtggcgacgtgGCCACGACGGAAGCTCAAGTGGCCATGGTCGTTTCCACCTCCGGCGACGAGAGGCGGGTGGAGTACGGCGACGATGCGGAGAACGAGGGGGAGGAAGCCGCGACGGTGCAGGGCAGCAAGGAGGGcacggaggagctgctccggAAGGTGGTGTACAGCGAAGAGGCCGCCTACAAGCTCTACTGCGACTACGGCCACCGGATGGGGTTCAGCATCAGGAAAGGGAAGCAGTCCTACTTCACCGGCACCAAGCGGATACGCACCAAGGACTACTTCTGCTCCAAGGAGGGGCTCAAGGAAGGGGAGAAGCTCACTGATGCGAATTTCAACGACCCACATACTAGGACCAACTGCAGGGCGATGGTGCGGTTCAGGGTGAATGATCATGGGGAGTGGAAGGTTATCAGGCTGGTCTCTGATCATAACCACAACCTGGCAAGGCCAGAGGAACGGCACCTTTTGCGGTCTGCGAGATCACTTATAGCAGGGCGGTCAAGTTCAGTCGAGGCAATGCTATACGCCGGGTATCAGGTACAAGGTGGTGCTCCACAATTGCCTGCGGGGAGTACTAGTGCGACCAACAATGTGGACAATTCAAAGCAGCATTTGCTACTTGGTTATGGTGCTGCGGTGAAGACGCTGGCCGTAGGGACTGGAGACCTGCAGAGCCTTGTGAGCTACCTGAAAACCAGAGCAAATGAAGATGCAATGTTCTACTGGGATGTTCAATTGGACCAAAGCGGTCGGATGACTAATTTCTTTTGGCGCGATGGGAGGAGCAGGATCGACTATGACTGTTTCGGTGATGTGATTGTGTTCGATTCGACTTACCGCTTGAGCAAACAGAACTTGATATGTGCACCTTTTGTTGGCGTGAACCACCATTGGCAGACCACTATGTATGGCTGTGCCCTCTTAGCTGACGAATCAATGTCAGCTTTTGTGTGGCTGTTCAAATCTTTCTTGGAGTCCATGGGGAACCGGCATCCTCAATCTATTTTCACGAATCTTGATCAAGTTGTGTCAAAAGCAATTGAGGAAGTTTTTCCGAATACATGCCATCGCATTGCTCATTGGCACATCCAAAAGAATGCCCATTCTCGTCTTGGTTATCTTAACGTTTCAAAAGGGTTCAATAAGATGTTCACCAAGTGCATACAGGGATGTGACTCAGAAACAGAGTTTGAGGAAACATGGGCCCAAATGATCCATGAATTTAAGCTGCAGGATAATAAGTGGCTTAAGAAACTGTATAAGCTCAAGCAGAAGTGGTGTAGCGCTCTTAACAAGGGCACCTTTGATGGTGGGGTCGAGTATGAGCCACAATGTGATAGTATGAGTAGCATATTCAATAGTGTTGCTGATAAATTGACATCTCTTTCTGCAATTGCTGTTACTGTGGATAAACAATCTGAAGACTGGAGGGAAAAAGAATTGGAGGAGGATACACGGTGTTTGCAAAAGCCACCTGCTTGTATCATAAAACACAGTGACATTTTGAATCACGCAGCAAAAGTTTATACACATAGAATCTACAAGTTGTTTGAGACAGATTTTCTTGATGGGTGTGGTGCCACAAAATTCAAGGAGCTTCCATGTGAAGATAATAACACACATCAATTTGAGATGACCATGCAAGGGCGAGGATCAAGAGTCTGCACAGTACGTCTCAATATGTCTACGATGGAATTAAGTTGCAGCTGCAGTAAATTTGAGACAATGGGTTTACTTTGCCCGCATGCTCTGAAAGCTCTTAGTATAAAAAATATATGCAAAATTCCAGAAAGCTACATACTGAAGCGGTGGACCAAGGATGCCAAGAAATGGGTTTTTAACCCAAAACAATATGAATCGTCATATCAGGAAtgcatggatgatgatgatgcatacTGCAACTATGTTATGCGTTATGCTTATGACCTTGTGACAAAGAGCCAAGGACAGGAGGAATTGAGGAAAGCGCTGTGGGAAACTCTTGAGAGTGGTGAGAAAGAATTGGAGAAACACCTAGGAAATGGTACACAATATGCAGCTTATGCCActtaa
- the LOC117842388 gene encoding exosome complex component RRP45B codes for MEHLRWRPTVNERAFIERSLESDLRVDGRHSFDFRTLKITFGREDGSSEVQLGETHVLGYVTAQLVQPYRDRPNEGTLAIFTEFSPMADPVFEPGRPGESAIELGRVIDRGLRESRAVDMESLCVVAGKHVWSVRVDLHILDNGGNLIDAANIAALAALSTFRRPECTIGGDDGQQVIVHDPEARDPIPLTIHHMPIAVTFAYFGEGNIVVVDPTYKEEAVMGGRMTATINSNGDICSIQKAGGEGVMSSVVMQCLRIASVKAADITSKIKKAVSEGPQIDD; via the exons ATGGAGCACCTCCGGTGGCGCCCCACGGTGAACGAGCGCGCATTCATCGAGCGCTCGCTCGAGTCCGACCTCCGCGTCGACGGCCGCCACTCCTTCGACTTCCGCACACTCAAGATTACCTTCGGCAG GGAGGACGGTTCGTCGGAGGTGCAGCTAGGGGAGACACACGTGCTCGGCTACGTGACCGCGCAGCTGGTGCAGCCCTACAGGGACAGGCCGAACGAGGGGACGCTGGCCATATTCACAGAGTTCTCGCCCATGGCCGACCCCGTCTTCGAGCCTGGGCGTCCTGGAGAATCAGCAATTGAGCTTGGCCGAGTCATCGACCGTGGCCTCAG GGAGAGCCGGGCCGTGGACATGGAGTCCCTGTGTGTTGTTGCTGGGAAGCATGTTTGGTCTGTGCGTGTCGACCTTCACATCTTGGATAATGGAGG GAATCTCATTGATGCAGCTAACATTGCTGCGTTGGCAGCCTTGTCTACTTTCCGGAGGCCTGAATGCACAATTGGTGGGGACGATGGTCAGCAAGTTATAGTACATGATCCTGAG GCCAGGGATCCAATCCCTCTTACAATACATCATATGCCCATTGCTGTAACCTTTGCATATTTTGGTGAAGGTAACATCGTG GTTGTTGACCCCACATACAAGGAAGAAGCAGTAATGGGAGGGAGGATGACTGCTACAATTAACTCAAATGGTGATATTTGTTCCATCCAAAAAGCTGGTGGGGAGGGCGTCATGTCAAGTGTTGTTATGCAGTGTTTAAGAATTGCTTCGGTTAAGGCTGCTGATATAACAAGCAAAATAAAGAAAGCAGTAAGTGAGGGGCCTCAAATTGATGACTAG